From a single Bufo bufo chromosome 9, aBufBuf1.1, whole genome shotgun sequence genomic region:
- the HOOK1 gene encoding protein Hook homolog 1 — translation MAGNDNELCESLIIWLQTFNTSASCKTIEDLTSGVPMAQVLHQIDGAYFHESWLSRIKEDVGENRRIKISNLKKILQGIVDYYREVFNQQISEYLLPDCRQIAETSDPTEMGRLLQLILGCAINCDKKHEHIQTIMTLEESVQHMVMTAIQELMSKDAVDSSAMESPGDVEQQLKRALELVQNAEAEKEELSQRCQELDLQVASLQEERNSLLAEYEVQNERLNQLDSSEEPTTTVAKKYLQIQLEQLQEENYRLEAAKDDYRVHCEELERQLIETQNRNDELASLAEESRALKDEIDVLRTNADKAAKLESTVESYRKKLEDLNDLRRQVKSLEDTNLMYMHNTVSLEEELKKANAARAQLETYKRQVQDLHNKLSMETKRADTLVYDMGRLREKQEALVKEKERVIVQRDALKETNEELRCSLVQQDHLNQSGESGFKNNENLAAELLPVEYREMFIRLQHENKMLRVQQEGSENERIADLQVQMEEKQRKMSELETENRLNLGRVEELQLQIVDLQKSLQSQGSEADSAGSNTLKKKIEAQMEKLKEVHDAIETKKEQLEDLEPDAADQSAQRVVELEAALHKKDDDMKAMEDRYKIYLEKARNVIKTLDPKLNPASAEIMSLRKQLTEKERRIEHLEAECQQAKVREYEEKLIVTAWYNKSIEHQKLAMESRLAGRKDSSGRSFLSQQRHVTNSRRNVSVAVHSASPN, via the exons ATGGCCGGGAACGACAACGAGCTGTGCGAGAGCCTCATTATCTGG TTGCAGACATTTAACACCAGCGCTTCGTGCAAAACCATCGAGGACCTCACCAGCGGCGTCCCAATGGCGCAGGTACTTCACCAAAT AGATGGCGCCTACTTTCATGAATCCTGGTTATCTCGTATTAAAGAAGATGTTGGAGAAAACCGGAGAATAAAG ATCAGTAACCTAAAGAAGATTTTACAAGGAATTGTGGATTATTACCGCGAG gtATTCAATCAGCAGATTTCAGAGTATCTGCTCCCTGACTGCAGACAAATTGCAGAAACTTCAGACCCAACAGAGATGGGGCGTTTACTGCAGCTGATATTGGGGTGTGCTATAAACTGCGACAAGAAACACG AACACATCCAGACCATAATGACCCTTGAAGAATCTGTCCAGCACATGGTCATGACTGCCATCCAGGAG CTGATGAGTAAAGACGCCGTGGACTCTTCAGCGATGGAATCACCCGGAGATGTGGAGCAGCAG CTGAAGAGAGCTCTAGAATTAGTCCAAAACGCAGAAGCTGAAAAGGAAGAACTGAGCCAAAGATGCCAAGAGCTGGACCTCCAG GTGGCCAGTCTACAAGAAGAAAGAAACAGCCTGCTAGCAGAATACGAGGTCCAGAACGAAAGGTTAAACCAATTAGACTCCTCCGAGGAGCCCACCACCACGGTGGCCAAGAAATACCTCCAAATACAACTGGAGCAGCTGCAGGAAGAGAACTACAG ACTTGAAGCTGCAAAGGACGATTACCGGGTGCACTGCGAGGAGCTGGAGAGGCAACTGATCGAGACTCAGAACAGGAACGATGAGCTGGCCAGCCTGGCCGAGGAGTCCAGAGCCCTGAAGGATGAAATCGATGTTCTCAG GACTAACGCTGATAAAGCCGCCAAGCTGGAGTCCACGGTGGAATCCTACCGCAAGAAGCTGGAGGACCTGAACGACCTGCGGAGGCAAGTGAAATCCCTGGAAGACACAAACCTAATGTACATGCACAATACCGTCAGCTTGGAGGAGGAGCTAAAGAAAGCCAACGCCGCCCGCGCCCAGCTGGAGACGTATAAACGGCAG gtCCAGGACCTGCACAACAAGCTGTCCATGGAAACCAAGAGAGCGGACACCCTGGTCTACGACATGGGTCGACTCCGGGAGAAGCAGGAAGCtcttgtgaaagagaaggag AGAGTGATCGTCCAGCGGGATGCTCTGAAGGAAACCAATGAGGAGCTGCGATGTTCCCTGGTGCAGCAGGATCATCTCAATCAGTCTG GAGAATCCGGCTTCAAGAACAACGAGAATCTAGCAGCCGAGCTTCTGCCGGTCGAATATCG GGAGATGTTCATTAGACTCCAGCACGAGAATAAGATGCTCCGAGTTCAGCAGGAAGGATCGGAGAATGAGCGCATCGCAGACCTCCAGGTTCAGATGGAGGAAAAACAAAGGAAGATGAGCGAGCTGGAGACAGAGAACCG GCTAAACCTGGGTCGTGTGGAGGAGCTGCAGCTGCAGATTGTAGATCTGCAGAAGTCCTTGCAGAGTCAGGGCAGTGAAGCAGACAGTGCCGGA TCCAACACGCTGAAAAAGAAAATCGAGGCACAAAT GGAGAAGTTAAAGGAGGTTCATGATGCCATAGAGACCAAGAAAGAGCAACTGGAAGACTTGGAGCCCGACGCAGCAGATCAGAGCG CTCAGCGGGTCGTGGAGCTGGAGGCAGCACTTCACAAGAAGGACGACGACATGAAAGCCATGGAAGACCGCTACAAGATTTACCTGGAAAAAGCCAGAAAC GTAATAAAGACATTAGATCCTAAATTAAACCCGGCCTCAGCCGAAATTATGTCACTGCGGAAGCAGCTGACGGAGAAGGAACGGCGGATCGAGCACCTGGAG GCCGAGTGTCAGCAGGCAAAAGTGCGCGAGTACGAGGAGAAGCTCATAGTGACGGCGTGGTACAACAAG AGCATCGAGCACCAGAAGTTGGCGATGGAGTCTCGTTTAGCCGGGCGGAAGGATTCCTCCGGGAGATCTTTCCTGTCTCAACAGCGCCACGTGACCAACTCGAGGAGGAACGTCTCGGTGGCTGTACATTCTGCCTCCCCTAATTAA